The sequence TAACCTAGCGGATACGGACATTTTAACCATGTTGATTTTGTTAACGTGAATCATGGTGTCTAAAGGAGAAGAACAGATGGAGAAACGTACAACACTGAAGAAAACGTTGAAGCCCCATTGGGTATGGGCAATTGCTCTGGGCTCAGCAATTGGCTGGGGAGCATTTGTCCAACCCGTTAACTGGATGGCTACGGCAGGTCCATTAGGAGTTATTTCAGGCTTTTTTATTGGTGCATTATTAATGATTCTAATTGCCGTCAGCTATGGCTTCTTAATCAAAAGTTTCCCGGTATCAGGAGGGGAATTTGCTTATGCTTACATCAGCCTCGGAAGAACGCATGCATTTATTTCCGGGTGGTTCTTAACACTAGGCTATATATGCATAGTCGCCTTGAACGCATCCGCCTTTGCATTGATGTTTAAATTCGTATTTCCACAATTTATCGAAAACTTGCATTTATATAATGTTGCCGGCTGGGAAGTATACGTACCGGAAATTATTGTTGCCTCACTAGTATTGATAGTGTTTGGCTTTTTTAATGTTAGAGGAAGCAGTATCTCAGGAAGAATTCAATTTATCTTCTGTCTCGTTATGGTAGGGGCTATCCTATTACTAACGATGATGGTCGGCGTCCAGCCAGAAGCTGGTTTAGCGAACGTCAAACCATACTTTCCAACTGATACGAGCGCGATGGCAGCCATCATTTCAATCGTCGCTATCGCACCTTGGGCTTATGTCGGATTCGATAACATCCCGCAAACAGCCGAAGAGTTTGATTTCTCTTCAAGTAAAGCATTTAAACTAATTGTTTTTGCGATATTAGCAGCTGCCATTTTATACAGCTTCATGATCATCACCACGTCTATGATTAGACCGTGGCAAGGTGTCGTTGAAGAGAACTACATTTGGGGAACTGGACAAGTCGTGCAGGATTTACTCGGCACAGTCGGATTGCTCATACTCGTCATCGCCTTAACGATGGGAATTTTCACAGGTCTGAATGGCTTTGTTATATCTTCCAGCCGCCTATTATTCGCCATGTCGAGAGCCAAGATTATACCAGAAGGATTCTCAAAGCTGCATCCGAAATATAAAACACCATACTGGGGCGTTATTTTTACCG is a genomic window of Gracilibacillus salinarum containing:
- a CDS encoding APC family permease; protein product: MEKRTTLKKTLKPHWVWAIALGSAIGWGAFVQPVNWMATAGPLGVISGFFIGALLMILIAVSYGFLIKSFPVSGGEFAYAYISLGRTHAFISGWFLTLGYICIVALNASAFALMFKFVFPQFIENLHLYNVAGWEVYVPEIIVASLVLIVFGFFNVRGSSISGRIQFIFCLVMVGAILLLTMMVGVQPEAGLANVKPYFPTDTSAMAAIISIVAIAPWAYVGFDNIPQTAEEFDFSSSKAFKLIVFAILAAAILYSFMIITTSMIRPWQGVVEENYIWGTGQVVQDLLGTVGLLILVIALTMGIFTGLNGFVISSSRLLFAMSRAKIIPEGFSKLHPKYKTPYWGVIFTVIVAMFSPWFGREALLWVVDMSSIGVTIAYFYTCYAAFSMFTFNADNPLGNGKQIYSPVKKVISILGMLASLTFLVLLLFPGSPAFLGLESRIALAAWVILGLIFYLAKRKEYNKIPEEELNYLITGSKEIKLKQD